In the Arachis ipaensis cultivar K30076 chromosome B10, Araip1.1, whole genome shotgun sequence genome, one interval contains:
- the LOC107624463 gene encoding cyclin-dependent kinase F-4-like encodes MEIYTMVYSDFGLAREISSQPPYTEYVSTRWYRAPEVLLQSYLYSSKVDMWAMGAIMAELFSLPPLFPGARLFREQYCMTRRLELICFNGQWKK; translated from the exons ATGGAGATTTATACTATGGTCTATTCTGATTTTGGCCTAGCACGTGAGATCAGTTCACAACCACCCTACACTGAGTATGTCTCCACACGGTG GTATCGTGCTCCTGAAGTGCTACTTCAATCTTATCTGTATAGCTCCAAAGTTG ACATGTGGGCAATGGGTGCTATAATGGCTGAACtgttctctcttcctcctcttttCCCTGGTGCCAG ACTATTTCGTGAACAGTATTGTATGACAAGAAGACTGGAACTAATTTGCTTCAATGGCCAGTGGAAGAAATAG